Within the bacterium genome, the region TTTATCTTAAAGGTGGTGTTCGAGCAGTAGAAATCGGTTCAGTAATGTTTGGAAAATATAATACGAATGGGAAATTAATTCCGGCAGCGATGGAACTTGTCCGGCTCGCAATCCCGCGACGAGTCTACACCCAAAGCCACATTGACTATGCGATTGAAGTATTTGAAAACGTCTTGAAAGACCGTGATCACACGCGCGGTTTACGGATTACGTATGAACCGAAATTTTTGCGGCACTTTACGGCGAAATTTGAGAGGATTTGAAATCAATAGATATCCAGATCGTGACCGGAAATGATTTTTCCGTCGTACCCCTTGCGGACTTCGTCGATCAGTGATTCTTCAGGGACGTCCCACATCAATTGATGCGTGAGGATCAGCAGTTTCGGTTTCACAACGGAAGCAATCCTGGCTACATCGGTAGTTGACGTATGAAACTGCGAATGATATTTTTGCCATTTCGCCGGACGCCGCGTCAATCCATCTGCGGAATAAACTTCATGAATCAACACATCGCAACCTTTGGCGTTTTCAATCACACTTTCACTGAACGTACAATCGCCGGAAATGACAATCACTTTATCCGGCGTTTCAAAACGGTAACCATACGCTTCCTTCCACGAACCGTGTTTTACCAAAAACGCTTTGACCGTGACATTAGAATCTTTGTAAATCACACCCGGCTTAACTTCAGTAACGTTGACTTCATACGCCGCTTGTTTACCGTGTTCCAATCCGTTAATCCGTATATCGATGTCTTGTTCATAAGCTTTCATAATATGGCCCGTCATGGCCTTGATCCCGTCCGGACCAAAGACTTGCAAGGGTTCGCTTCGCTCAAGTACAGCCGGCGTAAAAATAAAATCAGGATAGCCTGACGTATGGTCCGAATGAAGATGTGTGATAAACAGGCGGTTCAATTTGGAAACTTCCAAACCCGTTATGCCTTTTTTATAAGCGGCCGTTGCCCGGCGAACCACGCCGGGTCCGCAATCGATTACATACGGCGTGTTATTGACCACAATAGCCATCGATGGACCGAATCGTTCCGGATCGTCATTGGGCGTGCCTGTGCCGAGAAGAACAATTTGTGTTTGCGCAGTAAGAAACAAATTCGTAAATGGCAAAAGTAAAAAGCTAAGGATGAGGAACTTCATAAAATTATCCTGCTTATGTTTGAAATAAAGTCGTATGAAAATACTATTACTACGAACCAAAATAAACGTTATAATAACACGTACCCATAAATTACCTAAACCTTAATGAGTTTCACTATGCACGCACTCGACGCCATTTTTCGTCCCCAATCGGTCGCCGTCATCGGCGCATCCAGTAAAGATCGTACCATTGGAAAAGAAATTGTTCGTAATCTTATCGCGTACGAATT harbors:
- a CDS encoding MBL fold metallo-hydrolase → MKFLILSFLLLPFTNLFLTAQTQIVLLGTGTPNDDPERFGPSMAIVVNNTPYVIDCGPGVVRRATAAYKKGITGLEVSKLNRLFITHLHSDHTSGYPDFIFTPAVLERSEPLQVFGPDGIKAMTGHIMKAYEQDIDIRINGLEHGKQAAYEVNVTEVKPGVIYKDSNVTVKAFLVKHGSWKEAYGYRFETPDKVIVISGDCTFSESVIENAKGCDVLIHEVYSADGLTRRPAKWQKYHSQFHTSTTDVARIASVVKPKLLILTHQLMWDVPEESLIDEVRKGYDGKIISGHDLDIY